The Gasterosteus aculeatus chromosome 17, fGasAcu3.hap1.1, whole genome shotgun sequence genome includes a window with the following:
- the LOC120834941 gene encoding transcriptional regulator QRICH1 isoform X3: MNEQDSGVVSFDEYVRQKARTVPQHRMKEFLESLAKGSEVLQEFSQQGGAATTTTTAAMVYQQQDANCVYTDSTEVAGSLLELAGPVTSAEISPHLSVHQESEQQLQVQVQIQEQQGQSVGQVLQVASPSQQDLQGISTAHFVQQGELTEEQQQQIQAQLVAAVAGGQQIQLSSGQQIQHIQLPGGQQIQLEAGQHIQLQGGQQIQLHDGQQIQLQGGQQIQLQGGQQIQLQGGQHIQLQGGQQIQLQGGQQIQLQGGQQIQLQGGQHIQLPSGQQIQLHGGQQIQLQDGQQIQIQTIEAMSHSQQQDSPREAERRSATVSTVLQPAKKRKVDVPLAVSYAVPQGQQVATVLTIPQGQQQSYVSLRPDLLTVDSAQLYSTTGTITSPTGETWTIPVYSTPQQQGVTHIAIPQDTYNTMQATTTNGKDKMSPNSSSRSTDVQSVSTGSQEEIVQTLFPAQFMNGNIHIPVAVQTVGGTYNTTQSVHIWDPNQQQSQGEDGQEQQLHLQGHMETEGNEPPTEIMVPICLKPEEGLEVWRLWVKRKNAELNKQEKTKLAPIGRRQPLRYQEDLVSSAVAELNLGLSLMTQEARGSDEEQFTADVLYYVFLCIQKYLFENGRVDDIFSDPYYTRFCGCLHKILDGWKPSVHPLGYVIPSHVTEEMLWECKQLGAHSPATLLTTLMYFNTKHFHLMTTEQHMKAAFSKVLRHTKKNPANAKDKATSIRLLKGQGPNSAGQKGTDDMYEEQAEDPENPLRCPIKLYDFYLFKCPQSVKGRNDAYYMTPEPVVAPNSPMWYSSQPLTAQQVEQVLARIIVVREIQEIICAGPDAMS, translated from the exons ATGAACGAGCAGGACAGCGGGGTGGTCTCCTTTGATGAGTATGTACGGCAAAAGGCCCGCACGGTTCCTCAGCACAGGATGAAGGAGTTCCTGGAGTCTCTGGCCAAGGGCTCCGAGGTGCTGCAGGAGTTCAGCCAGCAGGGAGGGgctgccaccaccaccaccacagcagcCATGGTGTACCAGCAGCAGGATGCCAACTGTGTGTACACCGACAGCACCGAAGTGGCCGGCTCCCTCTTAGAGCTGGCTGGTCCG GTGACCTCGGCCGAGATTTCGCCTCATCTGTCCGTGCATCAGGAGTCTGAACAGCAGCTTCAGGTGCAG GTTCAGATTCAGGAACAGCAAGGCCAATCGGTTGGCCAGGTTCTTCAGGTGGCCTCCCCCTCTCAGCAAGACCTGCAGGGAATCTCAACAGCTCACTTTGTCCAGCAGGGAGAGCTCACAGAggagcaacagcagcag ATTCAGGCGCAGCTGGTTGCAGCTGTAGCTGGGGGACAACAAATCCAGCTGTCAAGTGGACAACAGATCCAGCATATTCAGCTGCCTGGCGGCCAGCAAATTCAGCTCGAGGCAGGCCAACATATTCAACTACAGGGAGGGCAACAGATTCAACTACATGATGGCCAACAGATTCAGCTCCAGGGTGGCCAACAGATTCAGCTCCAGGGTGGCCAACAGATTCAGCTCCAGGGTGGCCAGCATATTCAGCTCCAGGGCGGCCAGCAAATTCAGCTCCAGGGCGGCCAGCAAATTCAGCTCCAAGGCGGTCAGCAAATTCAGCTCCAGGGCGGCCAGCACATTCAACTCCCAAGTGGCCAGCAGATTCAGCTGCACGGTGGCCAACAAATTCAACTGCAAGATGGCCAACAGATCCAGATTCAGACCATCGAGGCCATGTCTCATTCGCAGCAACAGGACTCTCccagggaggcagagaggaggtccGCCACTGTCTCAACGGTTCTCCAACCTGCCAAGAAGCGTAAAGTGGATGTCCCTCTTGCTGTGTCCTACGCTGTGCCACAGGGCCAACAGGTGGCCACAGTTCTAACCATCCCTCAAGGGCAGCAGCAGAGCTACGTGTCCCTACGACCAGATCTGCTCACTGTTGACAGCGCACAACTGTACAGCACAACAGGAACAATCACCAGTCCCACGGGCGAGACCTGGACCATCCCTGTGTACTCCACACCACAGCAGCAGGGGGTCACTCACATTGCAATACCACAGGACACGTACAACACAATGCAAGCCACCACCACCAACGGTAAGGACAAAATGTCCCCCAATTCGTCATCGAGGTCCACAGATGTGCAGTCGGTCTCCACCGGGTCACAAGAAGAAATTGTACAAACCCTGTTCCCAGCTCAGTTCATGAACGGCAACATTCACATCCCTGTGGCCGTGCAGACGGTAGGCGGGACTTACAACACTACACAGTCGGTACACATATGGGACCCAAATCAACAGCAGAGCCAAGGAGAAGATGGACAAGAGCAGCAGCTCCATCTGCAG GGCCACATGGAGACGGAGGGTAACGAACCACCTACAGAGATCATGGTTCCTATCTGCCTAAAGCCAGAGGAAGGCCTGGAGGTCTGGCGTCTTTGGGTGAAGCGAAAAAACGCAGAGCTAAACAAGCAGGAAAAGACCAAGCTTGCACCCATAGGAC GTCGTCAGCCGCTGCGTTATCAAGAAGACTTGGTGTCCAGCGCGGTCGCCGAGCTGAACCTCGGCCTCTCCCTAATGACGCAGGAGGCACGAGGATCAGACGAAGAGCAATTCACAGCCGATGTTCTATATTACGTTTTTTTGTGTATACAAAAG TATCTCTTTGAAAATGGCCGTGTGGATGACATTTTCTCCGATCCGTACTACACACGTTTCTGTGGGTGTTTACACAAAATCCTGGATGGTTGGAAACCCAGTGTCCATCCTTTAG GTTACGTCATCCCGAGTCACGTGACCGAGGAGATGCTGTGGGAGTGCAAACAGCTCGGTGCACATTCACCAGCCACGTTGCTCACAACTCTAATGTATTTCAACACTAA GCATTTCCACCTGATGACAACCGAACAGCACATGAAAGCAGCTTTCTCAAAGGTCCTCAGGCACACGAAGAAGAACCCCGCCAACGCCAAGGACAAAGCAACCAGCATCCGCCTTCTGAAAGGACAAGGTCCAAACAGCGCAGGACAGAAAG GAACGGATGACATGTACGAGGAGCAGGCCGAGGATCCCGAGAATCCCCTTCGCTGCCCAATTAAACTTTATGACTTTTATCTCTTCAAATG TCCTCAAAGCGTGAAGGGACGTAACGACGCATACTACATGACACCGGAGCCCGTCGTCGCACCCAACAGCCCGATGTGGTACTCGTCTCAGCCCCTCACGGctcagcaggtggagcaggtgctGGCCCGCATCATTGTAGTCCGAGAGATCCAGGAGATCATCTGCGCCGGTCCGGATGCCATGAGCTAA
- the LOC120834941 gene encoding transcriptional regulator QRICH1 isoform X6, with product MNEQDSGVVSFDEYVRQKARTVPQHRMKEFLESLAKGSEVLQEFSQQGGAATTTTTAAMVYQQQDANCVYTDSTEVAGSLLELAGPVQIQEQQGQSVGQVLQVASPSQQDLQGISTAHFVQQGELTEEQQQQIQAQLVAAVAGGQQIQLSSGQQIQHIQLPGGQQIQLEAGQHIQLQGGQQIQLHDGQQIQLQGGQQIQLQGGQQIQLQGGQHIQLQGGQQIQLQGGQQIQLQGGQQIQLQGGQHIQLPSGQQIQLHGGQQIQLQDGQQIQIQTIEAMSHSQQQDSPREAERRSATVSTVLQPAKKRKVDVPLAVSYAVPQGQQVATVLTIPQGQQQSYVSLRPDLLTVDSAQLYSTTGTITSPTGETWTIPVYSTPQQQGVTHIAIPQDTYNTMQATTTNGKDKMSPNSSSRSTDVQSVSTGSQEEIVQTLFPAQFMNGNIHIPVAVQTVGGTYNTTQSVHIWDPNQQQSQGEDGQEQQLHLQGHMETEGNEPPTEIMVPICLKPEEGLEVWRLWVKRKNAELNKQEKTKLAPIGRRQPLRYQEDLVSSAVAELNLGLSLMTQEARGSDEEQFTADVLYYVFLCIQKYLFENGRVDDIFSDPYYTRFCGCLHKILDGWKPSVHPLGYVIPSHVTEEMLWECKQLGAHSPATLLTTLMYFNTKHFHLMTTEQHMKAAFSKVLRHTKKNPANAKDKATSIRLLKGQGPNSAGQKGTDDMYEEQAEDPENPLRCPIKLYDFYLFKCPQSVKGRNDAYYMTPEPVVAPNSPMWYSSQPLTAQQVEQVLARIIVVREIQEIICAGPDAMS from the exons ATGAACGAGCAGGACAGCGGGGTGGTCTCCTTTGATGAGTATGTACGGCAAAAGGCCCGCACGGTTCCTCAGCACAGGATGAAGGAGTTCCTGGAGTCTCTGGCCAAGGGCTCCGAGGTGCTGCAGGAGTTCAGCCAGCAGGGAGGGgctgccaccaccaccaccacagcagcCATGGTGTACCAGCAGCAGGATGCCAACTGTGTGTACACCGACAGCACCGAAGTGGCCGGCTCCCTCTTAGAGCTGGCTGGTCCG GTTCAGATTCAGGAACAGCAAGGCCAATCGGTTGGCCAGGTTCTTCAGGTGGCCTCCCCCTCTCAGCAAGACCTGCAGGGAATCTCAACAGCTCACTTTGTCCAGCAGGGAGAGCTCACAGAggagcaacagcagcag ATTCAGGCGCAGCTGGTTGCAGCTGTAGCTGGGGGACAACAAATCCAGCTGTCAAGTGGACAACAGATCCAGCATATTCAGCTGCCTGGCGGCCAGCAAATTCAGCTCGAGGCAGGCCAACATATTCAACTACAGGGAGGGCAACAGATTCAACTACATGATGGCCAACAGATTCAGCTCCAGGGTGGCCAACAGATTCAGCTCCAGGGTGGCCAACAGATTCAGCTCCAGGGTGGCCAGCATATTCAGCTCCAGGGCGGCCAGCAAATTCAGCTCCAGGGCGGCCAGCAAATTCAGCTCCAAGGCGGTCAGCAAATTCAGCTCCAGGGCGGCCAGCACATTCAACTCCCAAGTGGCCAGCAGATTCAGCTGCACGGTGGCCAACAAATTCAACTGCAAGATGGCCAACAGATCCAGATTCAGACCATCGAGGCCATGTCTCATTCGCAGCAACAGGACTCTCccagggaggcagagaggaggtccGCCACTGTCTCAACGGTTCTCCAACCTGCCAAGAAGCGTAAAGTGGATGTCCCTCTTGCTGTGTCCTACGCTGTGCCACAGGGCCAACAGGTGGCCACAGTTCTAACCATCCCTCAAGGGCAGCAGCAGAGCTACGTGTCCCTACGACCAGATCTGCTCACTGTTGACAGCGCACAACTGTACAGCACAACAGGAACAATCACCAGTCCCACGGGCGAGACCTGGACCATCCCTGTGTACTCCACACCACAGCAGCAGGGGGTCACTCACATTGCAATACCACAGGACACGTACAACACAATGCAAGCCACCACCACCAACGGTAAGGACAAAATGTCCCCCAATTCGTCATCGAGGTCCACAGATGTGCAGTCGGTCTCCACCGGGTCACAAGAAGAAATTGTACAAACCCTGTTCCCAGCTCAGTTCATGAACGGCAACATTCACATCCCTGTGGCCGTGCAGACGGTAGGCGGGACTTACAACACTACACAGTCGGTACACATATGGGACCCAAATCAACAGCAGAGCCAAGGAGAAGATGGACAAGAGCAGCAGCTCCATCTGCAG GGCCACATGGAGACGGAGGGTAACGAACCACCTACAGAGATCATGGTTCCTATCTGCCTAAAGCCAGAGGAAGGCCTGGAGGTCTGGCGTCTTTGGGTGAAGCGAAAAAACGCAGAGCTAAACAAGCAGGAAAAGACCAAGCTTGCACCCATAGGAC GTCGTCAGCCGCTGCGTTATCAAGAAGACTTGGTGTCCAGCGCGGTCGCCGAGCTGAACCTCGGCCTCTCCCTAATGACGCAGGAGGCACGAGGATCAGACGAAGAGCAATTCACAGCCGATGTTCTATATTACGTTTTTTTGTGTATACAAAAG TATCTCTTTGAAAATGGCCGTGTGGATGACATTTTCTCCGATCCGTACTACACACGTTTCTGTGGGTGTTTACACAAAATCCTGGATGGTTGGAAACCCAGTGTCCATCCTTTAG GTTACGTCATCCCGAGTCACGTGACCGAGGAGATGCTGTGGGAGTGCAAACAGCTCGGTGCACATTCACCAGCCACGTTGCTCACAACTCTAATGTATTTCAACACTAA GCATTTCCACCTGATGACAACCGAACAGCACATGAAAGCAGCTTTCTCAAAGGTCCTCAGGCACACGAAGAAGAACCCCGCCAACGCCAAGGACAAAGCAACCAGCATCCGCCTTCTGAAAGGACAAGGTCCAAACAGCGCAGGACAGAAAG GAACGGATGACATGTACGAGGAGCAGGCCGAGGATCCCGAGAATCCCCTTCGCTGCCCAATTAAACTTTATGACTTTTATCTCTTCAAATG TCCTCAAAGCGTGAAGGGACGTAACGACGCATACTACATGACACCGGAGCCCGTCGTCGCACCCAACAGCCCGATGTGGTACTCGTCTCAGCCCCTCACGGctcagcaggtggagcaggtgctGGCCCGCATCATTGTAGTCCGAGAGATCCAGGAGATCATCTGCGCCGGTCCGGATGCCATGAGCTAA